In Arcobacter lacus, a single genomic region encodes these proteins:
- a CDS encoding M23 family metallopeptidase: MSYINKKSSWLYVLVAIMFVVVGVLAYALTLDRSAPKIIVQNEVMDKDIYWNLQNPIKIDIGDASGIKSYEVTFNDGQSQINLDTKIVKEDSNSVSLEIYAPKNSEFLKATNGTLKIVAFDNSKWNFFKGNESVKTSNIIIDRRSPIANVITNSYLLRQGGSGVLVVEVADDNLKDYYVTFNDEVIFELFPFYKKNYYIAIITWPIDIKEFKRVNLVAVDMAGNKTITKIPYYIQPFKEKVDELKISDEFANTISKRVLEESNMPVPLEPAEIFVKANKELRQKNVQTMRDVVVQNFKNSEQIPFNVKTFVRLPNAATFAMFGERRHYFYNDQKIDEAWHLGMDWASVKRADINITNPGKVIFKDYLGIYGNSIIVDHGLGLASLYAHTSSQNVEVGDFVTAGQHIANTGATGAVFGDHLHFGILIQGIEANPNEWLDVSWMNKNVDQTMKDAIKIIDGKK; the protein is encoded by the coding sequence TTGAGTTATATAAATAAAAAAAGTAGTTGGCTATACGTTCTTGTAGCTATTATGTTTGTTGTTGTTGGTGTGTTAGCATATGCTTTAACTTTGGATAGAAGTGCTCCAAAGATTATTGTTCAAAATGAAGTTATGGATAAAGATATTTATTGGAATTTACAAAATCCTATAAAAATTGATATAGGTGATGCAAGTGGAATTAAATCTTATGAAGTAACTTTCAATGATGGTCAAAGTCAAATAAATTTAGACACAAAAATAGTAAAAGAAGATTCAAATAGCGTATCTCTTGAAATTTATGCACCAAAAAATTCTGAGTTTTTAAAAGCTACAAATGGTACTTTAAAAATTGTAGCTTTTGATAATAGTAAATGGAATTTTTTTAAAGGAAATGAGAGTGTTAAAACTTCTAACATAATAATTGATAGAAGAAGTCCAATTGCAAATGTTATTACAAACTCTTATTTATTAAGACAAGGAGGAAGTGGTGTTTTAGTTGTAGAAGTAGCTGATGACAATCTAAAAGACTATTATGTAACTTTTAATGATGAAGTTATCTTTGAACTTTTTCCTTTTTACAAAAAAAATTATTATATAGCTATCATTACTTGGCCTATTGATATAAAAGAGTTTAAAAGAGTTAACCTTGTAGCTGTTGATATGGCTGGAAATAAAACTATTACAAAAATTCCATACTATATTCAACCATTTAAAGAAAAAGTTGATGAATTAAAAATTTCTGATGAATTTGCAAATACAATAAGTAAAAGAGTACTAGAAGAGAGTAATATGCCTGTTCCTTTAGAACCTGCAGAAATTTTTGTAAAAGCAAATAAAGAATTAAGACAAAAAAATGTTCAAACAATGAGAGATGTTGTAGTACAAAACTTCAAAAATAGTGAACAAATTCCTTTCAATGTAAAAACTTTCGTTAGACTTCCAAATGCAGCTACTTTTGCTATGTTTGGTGAAAGAAGACACTATTTTTATAATGATCAAAAAATTGATGAAGCTTGGCACTTGGGTATGGACTGGGCAAGTGTAAAAAGAGCGGATATAAATATAACAAATCCTGGAAAAGTTATATTTAAAGACTATTTAGGAATTTATGGAAATAGTATTATTGTTGATCATGGATTAGGTCTTGCATCACTTTATGCTCATACAAGTAGTCAAAATGTTGAAGTTGGAGATTTTGTAACAGCTGGTCAGCATATAGCAAATACTGGTGCAACTGGTGCAGTATTTGGTGATCACTTACACTTTGGAATCTTAATTCAAGGAATAGAAGCAAATCCAAATGAATGGTTAGATGTTAGTTGGATGAATAAAAATGTTGACCAAACAATGAAAGATGCAATAAAAATAATAGATGGGAAAAAATAG
- the nadC gene encoding carboxylating nicotinate-nucleotide diphosphorylase — protein sequence MINIRKFVKNAINEDNGRGDLFFDIAPEGNFTAKIISKSEGILAGVKYADILAKTEKFKIVFLKQDGDFIHPGDVLATLEGRASKLLSSERTLLNMLQHASGIATMANKYSKMIEDTGVVLLDTRKTRPQLRDFEKYASRIGGAINHRLGLDDCLMLKDTHLRTIDNLAEFVKKARKRISWVTKIEIECETLDQVKESMAAGADIIMCDNMTPEQIKGVVTFRNENYPHILLEASGNINFQTIREFALTGVDAISSGSIIHQATWLDFSMRVD from the coding sequence ATGATAAATATAAGAAAATTTGTAAAAAATGCAATAAATGAAGATAATGGTAGAGGAGATTTATTTTTTGATATAGCTCCTGAAGGAAATTTTACTGCAAAAATTATTTCAAAAAGTGAAGGAATACTTGCAGGAGTAAAATATGCAGATATTTTGGCTAAAACTGAAAAATTCAAAATAGTATTTTTAAAACAAGATGGTGATTTTATTCATCCGGGTGATGTTTTAGCAACTTTAGAAGGTCGAGCTTCAAAACTACTTTCAAGTGAAAGAACTCTTTTAAATATGTTGCAACATGCTTCTGGAATTGCAACAATGGCAAATAAATATTCTAAGATGATTGAAGATACTGGTGTTGTATTACTAGATACAAGAAAAACTAGACCACAACTTAGAGATTTTGAAAAATATGCTTCAAGAATTGGTGGGGCAATAAATCATAGACTTGGACTTGATGACTGTTTGATGTTAAAAGATACACATTTAAGAACTATTGATAATCTTGCAGAATTTGTAAAAAAAGCTAGAAAAAGAATATCTTGGGTTACAAAAATAGAAATAGAGTGTGAAACTTTAGACCAAGTAAAAGAATCTATGGCTGCTGGAGCAGATATAATAATGTGTGATAACATGACTCCTGAACAAATAAAAGGTGTTGTTACTTTTAGAAATGAAAACTATCCACATATTTTGCTTGAAGCTAGTGGAAATATAAATTTTCAAACAATTAGAGAATTTGCACTAACAGGTGTTGATGCTATTAGTAGTGGAAGTATCATTCATCAAGCAACTTGGCTTGACTTTTCAATGAGAGTTGATTAA
- the ilvA gene encoding threonine ammonia-lyase, which translates to MITLNDIKDAKKQLEKAISLTPLMKAPILSKEKNAEIYLKEDNLQITGSFKIRGAFNRVALLDEKRRKNGVVAASAGNHAQGLAFAAKYFDCEATIFMPEATPLTKVLGVKSYGANVVLTGENFDEAYASATKFAKENNKEFIHPFADNAVIAGQGTIALEILEKLEDVEQIIVPIGGGGLIAGIAIAAKSINPKIKITGVVASGAKGMKDSFLAGIPIDSASVKTIADGIAVRDVTPKLLDLILEYVDEVVEVSDNEIANAILFLLEKHKLMVEGAGAVPVAAIMHDKIDISNKKVCAVVSGGNIDVTMLSLIIEKGLVKSYRKMNLIVTLMDKPGSLMKLTEIFTQCSANIIEIDFNRNSLKLEFGEAYVTIALETKGEEHQEQIRENLKQNGYRFKQI; encoded by the coding sequence ATGATTACATTAAACGATATAAAAGACGCAAAAAAACAGTTAGAAAAAGCCATTTCTCTAACTCCTTTGATGAAAGCCCCAATTTTAAGCAAAGAAAAAAATGCAGAAATCTATCTAAAAGAAGACAACCTTCAAATAACTGGTAGTTTTAAAATCCGTGGTGCATTTAATAGAGTTGCTTTACTTGATGAAAAAAGAAGAAAAAATGGAGTTGTAGCAGCAAGTGCAGGAAATCACGCTCAAGGTTTAGCTTTTGCAGCTAAATATTTTGACTGTGAAGCTACTATTTTTATGCCAGAAGCTACTCCACTTACAAAAGTTTTAGGAGTAAAATCTTATGGTGCAAATGTTGTTTTAACTGGTGAAAATTTTGATGAAGCATATGCAAGTGCAACAAAATTTGCAAAAGAAAATAACAAAGAATTTATTCATCCATTCGCTGATAATGCGGTTATTGCAGGGCAAGGAACAATTGCTTTAGAAATTTTAGAAAAACTTGAAGATGTAGAACAAATCATTGTACCAATTGGTGGTGGTGGTCTAATCGCAGGTATTGCTATTGCTGCAAAAAGTATAAATCCAAAGATTAAAATAACTGGTGTTGTTGCAAGTGGTGCAAAAGGAATGAAAGACTCTTTTTTAGCTGGAATTCCTATTGATTCAGCTTCTGTTAAAACTATCGCTGATGGAATAGCAGTAAGAGATGTTACTCCAAAACTACTTGATTTGATTTTAGAATATGTCGATGAAGTTGTAGAAGTAAGTGATAATGAAATAGCAAATGCAATTTTATTTTTATTAGAAAAACATAAACTTATGGTTGAAGGAGCAGGAGCAGTTCCAGTTGCAGCTATTATGCATGATAAAATTGATATTTCAAACAAAAAAGTTTGTGCTGTTGTAAGTGGTGGAAATATTGATGTTACGATGTTGTCACTTATTATTGAAAAAGGTTTAGTAAAATCTTATAGAAAAATGAACTTAATCGTTACTCTTATGGATAAACCAGGTTCATTGATGAAATTAACAGAAATATTTACGCAATGTTCTGCAAACATAATAGAAATAGATTTTAATAGAAACTCTTTAAAACTTGAATTTGGTGAAGCTTATGTAACAATTGCTCTTGAAACAAAAGGTGAAGAACATCAAGAACAAATAAGAGAAAATTTGAAACAAAATGGCTATAGATTTAAACAAATCTAA
- a CDS encoding major outer membrane protein, translated as MRKISKLSLVAAVAVAGFSTANAQPLEEAIKNVETSGSVVYRYDNFDDDKGTWGNEHHSERNKYKIGLNLTSKVNDYVKFNSRFLVASGTGEFADLDAHKGSDSNPDVTLSHANFAFTGIQNTTVIAGKQGLATPWTVAIDSDGNEHTGTGVLALSSVGPVTAGAGYFNQTNLDRSGNINGTKLVSNSGTNVANVAAISGTFTAGENLGSRDLYVGTLQADLSPVKLEAWYVDIADALDSYTLVAKADFKPSTDSKIGVEARYVSLTLDNGKKVGLDSDDNAMYRLAVTGNLGIFNAKVSYTGTDKDGGITAFDQDAENATLGWNLSSNGIADADYWQGVLGVNILDNLNLSANYGNLKADRPSSGLNGTKSVLTDLEVEEVFGQLTYKMSKNLSTYLRYGTYEEKYKNNGDKEKYSDQNRGRIQVEYTF; from the coding sequence ATGAGAAAGATCTCAAAATTAAGTTTAGTAGCTGCTGTTGCAGTAGCTGGTTTTTCAACTGCTAATGCTCAACCATTAGAAGAAGCTATCAAAAATGTAGAAACTTCAGGTTCTGTTGTTTATAGATATGATAACTTTGATGATGACAAAGGTACTTGGGGAAATGAGCACCACAGTGAAAGAAATAAATATAAAATTGGTTTAAATTTAACTTCAAAAGTTAATGATTATGTTAAATTCAATTCAAGATTTTTAGTTGCTAGTGGAACAGGTGAATTCGCTGATTTAGATGCGCACAAAGGTTCTGATAGTAATCCAGATGTAACTTTATCTCATGCTAACTTTGCGTTTACAGGTATCCAAAATACTACGGTTATTGCTGGTAAACAAGGTTTAGCTACTCCATGGACAGTTGCGATTGATTCTGATGGAAATGAACATACAGGAACAGGGGTTTTAGCTCTTTCTTCTGTTGGACCTGTAACTGCAGGTGCTGGTTACTTTAACCAAACTAACTTAGATAGATCTGGAAATATTAATGGTACAAAATTAGTTAGCAATTCTGGTACTAACGTTGCAAATGTAGCTGCTATTTCAGGAACTTTTACAGCTGGTGAAAATTTAGGAAGTAGAGATTTATATGTTGGTACGTTACAAGCTGACTTAAGTCCAGTTAAACTTGAAGCTTGGTATGTAGATATTGCAGATGCTTTAGATTCTTATACATTAGTTGCTAAAGCTGATTTCAAACCTTCTACTGATTCAAAAATTGGTGTTGAAGCTAGATATGTTTCTTTAACTTTAGACAATGGTAAAAAAGTTGGTTTAGATTCAGATGATAATGCAATGTATAGACTTGCTGTTACTGGTAACTTAGGTATTTTCAATGCTAAAGTTTCTTATACAGGAACAGATAAAGATGGTGGTATAACTGCATTTGACCAAGATGCTGAAAATGCTACTTTAGGATGGAATTTATCATCTAACGGTATTGCAGATGCTGACTATTGGCAAGGTGTTTTAGGTGTAAATATTTTAGATAACTTAAATTTATCTGCTAACTATGGTAACCTAAAAGCTGATAGACCTTCAAGTGGATTAAATGGTACTAAAAGTGTACTTACTGATTTAGAAGTTGAAGAAGTATTTGGACAATTAACTTATAAAATGTCTAAAAACTTAAGTACATATTTAAGATATGGTACTTATGAAGAAAAATACAAAAACAATGGTGATAAAGAAAAATATTCTGACCAAAATAGAGGAAGAATCCAAGTTGAATATACATTCTAA
- a CDS encoding dihydroneopterin aldolase, with amino-acid sequence MKIDIEDLTFKCIIGILDFERVKKQKVIINLSFEYNFSNDKFIDYAQVVDLIKQTMKKEKFQLIEDAILYLTKLLNQTYEIKNLKLKISKPTILKDCIVSLSN; translated from the coding sequence ATGAAAATAGACATAGAAGATCTTACTTTTAAATGTATTATTGGAATACTTGATTTTGAAAGAGTAAAAAAACAAAAAGTTATTATAAATTTGTCATTTGAGTATAATTTCTCAAATGATAAGTTCATAGATTATGCCCAAGTAGTAGATTTGATAAAACAAACTATGAAAAAAGAAAAATTTCAATTAATAGAAGATGCAATTTTATATCTAACAAAACTTCTAAATCAAACTTATGAGATAAAAAATCTCAAACTAAAAATCTCAAAACCAACAATATTAAAAGATTGTATTGTTAGTTTATCGAATTAA
- a CDS encoding thiamine phosphate synthase, whose amino-acid sequence MKKYLITDPNYYTNNELIFKQTLSDVFEKHNVDFACFRDKQSNNFEALAKTFIETCHEKNIKNTFLNSDFLLAQKLGFYGVHLTSTQFEDIKKAKELNLKIIISCHNTKDIETAREYEVDYITYSPIFDTPNKGKAKGIKDLELVLNSFKDMKIIALGGIIDETQVSKIEETKAYGFASIRYFI is encoded by the coding sequence ATGAAAAAATATCTTATAACAGACCCAAACTACTACACAAATAATGAACTAATATTTAAACAAACATTATCAGATGTTTTTGAAAAACATAACGTTGACTTTGCTTGTTTTAGAGATAAACAGTCAAATAACTTTGAAGCTTTAGCTAAAACTTTTATTGAAACTTGCCATGAAAAAAACATAAAAAATACTTTTTTAAATTCAGATTTTCTTTTAGCTCAAAAATTAGGATTTTATGGTGTTCATTTAACTTCAACACAATTTGAAGATATAAAAAAAGCAAAAGAGTTAAATCTTAAAATAATCATCTCTTGCCACAATACAAAAGATATAGAAACTGCTAGAGAGTATGAAGTGGATTATATAACATATTCTCCTATTTTTGATACACCAAACAAAGGAAAAGCAAAAGGTATCAAAGATTTAGAATTAGTATTAAATAGCTTTAAAGATATGAAAATCATAGCTTTAGGTGGAATAATAGATGAAACTCAAGTGAGTAAAATAGAAGAAACAAAAGCTTATGGATTCGCTTCTATTAGGTATTTTATATAG
- the plsY gene encoding glycerol-3-phosphate 1-O-acyltransferase PlsY — translation MDFLTNQNIVFYLLAYLVGSIPFGLILAKTFAGVDIKSQGSKSIGATNVLRVVKQTNPSLAKKLGIATVLLDALKGTLVLLVGIYYGVSSETLWAIAVLAVLGHCYSIYLGLEGGKGVATGLGVYIVLIPYSTLIGALVWIVCAKVLKISSLSSLLGLVAAVISAIFIYDDLGINSNVPMYLIAFIILYKHIPNIVRLIKGQESKVI, via the coding sequence ATGGATTTTTTAACAAATCAAAATATAGTTTTTTATCTTCTTGCTTATTTAGTAGGTTCTATTCCATTTGGACTAATTTTAGCAAAAACTTTTGCTGGAGTTGATATAAAATCACAAGGTAGTAAAAGTATAGGTGCTACAAATGTATTAAGAGTTGTAAAACAAACAAACCCATCTTTAGCAAAAAAATTAGGAATTGCTACAGTATTACTTGATGCTTTAAAAGGAACTTTGGTTTTATTAGTTGGTATATATTATGGAGTAAGTAGCGAAACTCTTTGGGCAATAGCTGTATTGGCTGTACTTGGTCACTGTTATTCTATTTATTTAGGACTTGAAGGTGGAAAAGGAGTAGCAACTGGACTTGGTGTGTATATTGTATTAATTCCTTATTCAACACTAATTGGTGCACTCGTTTGGATAGTTTGCGCAAAAGTTTTAAAAATATCATCATTATCTTCTTTATTAGGATTGGTTGCTGCTGTTATAAGTGCAATATTTATATATGATGATTTAGGAATAAATTCAAATGTTCCTATGTACTTAATAGCATTTATTATTCTATATAAACACATTCCAAATATTGTAAGACTTATAAAAGGGCAAGAAAGTAAAGTTATATGA
- a CDS encoding F0F1 ATP synthase subunit A has product MEGRLFTFLGAIGGHGQEWIILSHYVLVIGIIFIIARAATRKLQLVPTGSQNVLEAFVGGIISMGADTMGEKNSRTYMPLIGSLALVIFVSNMIGVIPGFEAPTSNINFTLSLALIVFVYYNYLGIKKNGFVNYFKHFMGPMPVLAPLMFPIEIISHLSRIVSLSFRLFGSIRGDDMFLMVLLMLVPWILPLPGFFLLTAFGVLQAFIFSILTYVYIAGSIMMEHEEH; this is encoded by the coding sequence ATGGAAGGAAGACTGTTTACATTCTTGGGTGCTATTGGTGGACACGGGCAAGAGTGGATAATCTTATCACACTATGTTTTAGTTATTGGAATTATTTTTATAATAGCAAGAGCTGCTACTAGAAAATTACAATTAGTTCCAACTGGAAGCCAAAATGTATTAGAGGCTTTTGTAGGTGGTATCATCTCTATGGGAGCTGATACAATGGGTGAAAAAAATTCTAGAACTTATATGCCACTAATTGGTTCATTAGCTTTAGTAATTTTTGTTAGTAATATGATTGGAGTAATTCCTGGTTTCGAAGCTCCAACTTCAAATATTAACTTCACTTTATCTTTAGCTTTAATAGTATTTGTTTACTATAACTATTTAGGTATTAAGAAAAATGGTTTTGTAAACTATTTTAAACATTTTATGGGACCAATGCCTGTGCTTGCACCTTTAATGTTCCCTATTGAAATAATCTCTCACTTATCAAGAATTGTTTCTTTATCATTTAGGCTTTTTGGATCAATCAGAGGTGATGATATGTTCTTAATGGTACTTTTAATGTTAGTACCTTGGATTTTACCTTTACCTGGATTTTTCTTATTAACTGCATTTGGTGTTTTACAAGCATTTATTTTCAGTATATTAACTTATGTTTATATTGCTGGATCTATTATGATGGAACACGAAGAGCACTAA
- the nadA gene encoding quinolinate synthase NadA: protein MDLKEEIKKLKEELDVTLVAHFYQRDEVFELADITGDSLELAKKVMNTNTKFVVFCGVGFMGESVKIMSPEKRVLMPKVACCAMARMIDEGYFEQNLKKINEAGIPNENILPITYINSSARVKARVGMMGGMVCTSSNAYKIIEKGLKSGKKIFFVPDRCLGQNFAKSLNLKSAVVGDGSDLKEADIICYNGFCSVHQQFSTDDIDFYREKFPDILIAVHPECDPSVCDKADFVGSTSQLITYIKSLDPEQKIAVGTEFNMVNRLRTKNTYILSSTKPECPTMNETTLEDVYRTLKSIKDDSISKETEIYVDEETIKWAKVALERMFEL from the coding sequence TTGGATTTAAAAGAAGAGATTAAAAAACTAAAAGAAGAATTAGATGTAACTTTAGTTGCTCACTTTTATCAAAGAGATGAAGTTTTTGAATTAGCAGATATTACTGGCGATTCTTTAGAGTTAGCAAAAAAAGTTATGAATACAAATACAAAATTTGTTGTTTTTTGTGGTGTTGGTTTTATGGGTGAAAGTGTAAAAATAATGAGTCCAGAAAAAAGAGTTTTGATGCCAAAAGTTGCCTGTTGTGCAATGGCTAGAATGATTGATGAAGGCTATTTTGAACAAAATTTAAAAAAGATTAATGAAGCTGGAATACCAAATGAAAATATCTTACCAATTACTTATATAAACTCGAGTGCGAGAGTAAAAGCAAGAGTTGGAATGATGGGAGGAATGGTATGTACCTCATCAAATGCCTATAAAATTATAGAAAAAGGTTTAAAATCAGGTAAAAAAATATTTTTTGTACCTGACCGTTGTTTAGGACAAAATTTTGCTAAATCACTAAATCTAAAATCAGCTGTTGTTGGTGATGGAAGTGATTTAAAAGAAGCTGATATTATTTGTTATAACGGTTTTTGTTCTGTTCATCAACAATTTTCAACTGATGATATAGATTTTTACAGAGAAAAATTTCCTGATATTTTGATTGCTGTTCATCCAGAATGTGATCCAAGTGTTTGTGATAAAGCTGATTTTGTAGGTTCAACTTCTCAATTAATAACATATATTAAGAGTTTGGATCCAGAGCAAAAAATAGCCGTTGGAACAGAGTTTAATATGGTAAATAGATTAAGAACAAAAAATACTTATATTTTAAGTTCTACAAAACCAGAATGTCCTACTATGAATGAAACTACTTTAGAAGATGTTTATCGAACTTTAAAATCTATAAAAGATGATAGCATTTCAAAAGAAACTGAAATTTATGTAGATGAAGAGACTATAAAATGGGCAAAAGTAGCATTAGAAAGGATGTTTGAATTATGA
- a CDS encoding DHH family phosphoesterase, whose protein sequence is MKKDFILNNKVDMSEYTKALELIEKSKYILIITHVNPDPDSIGSALALSNLFYENKIKHKVFNISSDLPQNLDFIPRFEKITSELPSFFDLAISVDCGTYGRLGFELPSNIPLINFDHHKSNDNFGTVNVVDSMKSSTAELVYEFFKHNGLYITKASATALYVGIYDDTLAFSLNRCDEITFQKINFLVECGASPSDIANKLLRRDSLAKYRIIPKVLNSLELYQEGAVASIIAKEEWFKETGAHNRDCEDALDMIMSMAIVRIAFFVRIVNGVSRVSLRSKGKIDVALIASKFNGGGHFNASGCTLEMKDVEIAKNIVLKEILELYK, encoded by the coding sequence TTGAAAAAAGATTTTATTCTAAATAATAAAGTTGATATGTCAGAATACACTAAAGCTTTAGAATTAATAGAAAAAAGCAAATATATTCTAATTATTACTCATGTTAATCCAGATCCTGATTCTATTGGTTCAGCTCTAGCTTTATCAAATCTATTTTATGAAAATAAAATAAAGCATAAGGTTTTTAATATAAGTTCTGATTTACCACAAAACCTTGATTTTATACCAAGATTTGAAAAAATCACATCAGAACTTCCTAGTTTTTTTGATTTAGCTATTAGTGTTGATTGTGGAACTTATGGAAGACTTGGATTTGAACTTCCTTCAAATATTCCACTTATAAATTTTGATCATCACAAATCAAATGATAATTTTGGAACAGTAAATGTTGTGGATTCAATGAAAAGTTCAACAGCAGAACTTGTTTACGAATTTTTCAAACACAATGGATTATATATCACAAAAGCTAGTGCAACAGCTCTTTATGTTGGAATTTATGATGATACATTAGCTTTTTCACTAAATCGTTGTGATGAGATAACTTTCCAAAAAATAAATTTTTTAGTTGAGTGTGGAGCTAGTCCATCTGATATAGCAAATAAACTTTTACGAAGAGATTCTTTGGCAAAATATAGAATAATTCCAAAAGTTTTAAATAGCTTAGAACTTTATCAAGAAGGAGCCGTTGCTTCAATTATTGCTAAAGAAGAGTGGTTCAAGGAAACAGGAGCTCACAATAGAGATTGTGAAGATGCTCTTGATATGATTATGAGCATGGCTATAGTGAGAATAGCTTTTTTTGTAAGGATTGTAAATGGTGTATCAAGAGTATCATTAAGGTCAAAAGGTAAAATTGATGTTGCTTTGATAGCGTCTAAGTTCAATGGTGGTGGGCATTTTAATGCCTCTGGTTGTACTTTAGAAATGAAAGATGTAGAAATCGCAAAAAATATAGTTTTAAAGGAAATTCTTGAGTTATATAAATAA